The following is a genomic window from Mycolicibacterium sp. TY81.
TCGGCGAGAAGATCGCCGCGGGCGACGTGTCGGCCACCGAGGTCACGCAGGCGCACCTGGACCAGATCGCCGCCACCGACGAGACCTACCACGCGTTCCTGCATGTGGGTGCCCAGGAGGCACTCGCCGCCGCCGCCGCGGTCGACAAGCAGGTGGCCGCCGGCGAGCCGCTGGCGTCGCCGCTCGCCGGTGTTCCGTTGGCGCTCAAGGACGTTTTCACCACCACCGACGCGCCGACCACGGCCGGCTCGAAGATTCTCGAGGGCTGGCGGTCGCCGTACGACGCGACCGTGACCGCGAAGCTGCGCGCGGCCGGCATCCCGATCCTCGGCAAGACCAACATGGACGAGTTCGCCATGGGGTCGTCCACCGAGAACTCGGCCTACGGCCCGACCCGCAACCCGTGGGACGTCAACCGCGTGCCGGGTGGTTCCGGTGGCGGTAGCGCCGCGGCGCTCGCCGCGTTCCAGGCGCCGCTGGCGATCGGCACCGACACCGGTGGCTCGATCCGTCAGCCCGCCGCGCTGACCGCGACCGTCGGCGTCAAGCCCACCTACGGCACCGTCTCGCGGTACGGCTTGATTGCCTGCGCGTCGTCGCTGGATCAGGGCGGCCCGTGCGCCCGCACGGTGCTCGACACCGCGCTGCTGCACCAGGTGATCGCCGGCCACGACCCGCGCGACTCCACCTCGGTCGACGCGCCCGTGCCCGATGTGGTCGCGGCGGCCCGGGCCGGCGCCGCGGGCGACCTCAAGGGCGTCCGGATCGGTGTCGTGAAGCAGCTGCACACCGGCGAGGGTTACCAGCCCGGCGTGCTGTCGTCGTTCAACACCGCGGTGGACCAGCTGACCGAGCTCGGCGCCGAGATCACCGAGGTCGACTGCCCGAACTTCGACTACTCGCTGGCGGCCTACTACCTGATCCTGCCGTCCGAGGTGTCGTCGAACCTCGCGCGCTTCGACGCGATGCGCTACGGCCTGCGGGTCGGCGACGACGGCACCCACAGCGCCGAAGAGGTCATGGCGCTGACGCGTGCCGCCGGATTCGGGCCAGAAGTCAAGCGCCGCATCATGATCGGCACCTACGCGCTGTCGTCGGGGTACTACGACGCCTACTACAACCAGGCTCAGAAGGTGCGCACCCTGATCGCGCGCGACCTCGATCGCGCCTACGAGAAGGTCGACGTGCTGGTCACCCCGACCACCCCGACCACCGCGTTCGGGCTGGGCGAGAAGGTCGACGACCCGCTGGCGATGTACCTGTTCGACCTGTGCACGCTGCCGCTGAACCTGGCCGGCCACTGCGGCATGTCGGTGCCGTCGGGCCTGTCGCCGGACGACAACCTGCCGGTCGGGCTGCAGATCATGGCACCGGCCCTGGCCGACGACCGGCTGTACCGCGTCGGCGCGGCCTACGAAGCCGCCCGCGGCGCCCTGCCCACCGCGCTCTAGAGGCGACCCCGCCGCACATTCGACGAGAACGAGAACCCGCGAGCGGGCAGTATGGGGTCATGCGGATAGGTGTGCTGACCGGTGGTGGTGACTGTCCTGGCCTGAATGCGGTGATCCGGGCGGTGGTTCGCACCTGCGATGCCCGGTACGGCTCGACGGTCGTCGGGTTCCGGGACGGCTGGCGTGGGCTGCTCGAGAACCGCCGCGAGCAGCTCAAGAACGACGACCGCAACGACCGGCTGCTGGCCAAGGGCGGCACCATGCTGGGCACGGCGCGCGTCAACCCCGACAAGCTGCGGGCCGGGCTGGACCAGATCAAGCAGACGCTCGAGGACAACGGCATCGACGTGCTGATCCCGATCGGCGGCGAAGGCACGCTGACGGCGGCGCACTGGCTGGCCGAAGAGAACGTCCCCGTCGTGGGTGTGCCCAAGACCATCGACAACGACATCGATTGCACCGACGTCACTTTCGGCCACGACACCGCGCTCATGATCGCCACCGAGGCCATCGACCGGCTGCACAGCACGGCCGAGTCACATCAGCGGGTGATGCTCGTCGAGGTGATGGGGCGCCATGCCGGCTGGATCGCGCTCGGCGCCGGCATGGCCGCCGGCGCGCACATGACCCTGATCCCGGAGCAGCCGTTCGACGTCGAAGAGGTGTGCCGACTGGTGAAACAGCGCTTCGTACGCGGAGATTCGCATTTCATCTGCGTCGTCGCCGAAGGCGCGCGGCCGGCCGAGGGGTCAATGCAGTTGCGCGACGGCGGAATTGACGAATTCGGGCATGTGCGATTCACCGGGGTCGCCCAGCAGTTGGCCATCGAGATCGAGAAGCGGATCCGGAAGGAAGTCCGCACCACGGTGCTCGGTCATGTGCAGCGCGGCGGCACACCGACGCCGCATGACCGGGTGCTGGCCACCCGGTTCGGGATCAACGCCGCCGACGCCGCGCACGCCGGGGAGTACGGGATGATGGTGTCGCTGCAGGGCCAGGAGATCGGCCGGGTGCCGTTGGCCGACGCGGTCCGGCAACTCAAGCTCGTGCCGCAGAGCCGTTACGACGACGCGGCGGAGTTCTTCGGCTAGCGGTAGGCCTTCGGCAGCGGCATGCCCAGTTCGGACTCCACCGCGCGCAGCCGGCTCGGGTAGTCGGTGATGATGCCGTCGGCGCCGGCCGCGATCTGCGCCTTCATGGTGTCGGCGTCGTTGATCGTCCACGGAATCACCTTGAGCCCGCGCGCATGTGCGCGATCGATGAATGCGCTGTCGGCGACGAGAGCGAAATCCGGATCCTTCGGCGTCAGGCCGTAGGGCACCGAGTAGCCGGGCGACAGGGTGTTCGCGCCGACCGACGCCGCCCCGGCGATCGGATCGGTGACGACGGCCGGGTTCACGTCTGCCGTCCACGCCGAGTTCGGCACCCAGGTCGTCTCGTCCCACAGCGCCACCAAGGGGATACCGGGTTCCTGCTGGCGGACGAGCGGCAGTGTGCGCCAGTCGAAACTCTGGATCTCCACCTTGTCGACCTTGCCGGCAGCCCGCACCGTGGCGAGGATGACGTCGACGAATTGCTGTGGCGTGGCGGAGGTTTCGGGCTTGTCGGCTTCGATCTTGGTTTCGATGTTGTACCGGACGCCCGCGTGGTGCGCGTCCGCGAGCGCGAAAACCTGATCCAGGGTGGCGATCTTGTTGCCGGTCACCACTTCGGCGTCCGGGAA
Proteins encoded in this region:
- the gatA gene encoding Asp-tRNA(Asn)/Glu-tRNA(Gln) amidotransferase subunit GatA — encoded protein: MSDLIRFDAATLGEKIAAGDVSATEVTQAHLDQIAATDETYHAFLHVGAQEALAAAAAVDKQVAAGEPLASPLAGVPLALKDVFTTTDAPTTAGSKILEGWRSPYDATVTAKLRAAGIPILGKTNMDEFAMGSSTENSAYGPTRNPWDVNRVPGGSGGGSAAALAAFQAPLAIGTDTGGSIRQPAALTATVGVKPTYGTVSRYGLIACASSLDQGGPCARTVLDTALLHQVIAGHDPRDSTSVDAPVPDVVAAARAGAAGDLKGVRIGVVKQLHTGEGYQPGVLSSFNTAVDQLTELGAEITEVDCPNFDYSLAAYYLILPSEVSSNLARFDAMRYGLRVGDDGTHSAEEVMALTRAAGFGPEVKRRIMIGTYALSSGYYDAYYNQAQKVRTLIARDLDRAYEKVDVLVTPTTPTTAFGLGEKVDDPLAMYLFDLCTLPLNLAGHCGMSVPSGLSPDDNLPVGLQIMAPALADDRLYRVGAAYEAARGALPTAL
- a CDS encoding ATP-dependent 6-phosphofructokinase codes for the protein MRIGVLTGGGDCPGLNAVIRAVVRTCDARYGSTVVGFRDGWRGLLENRREQLKNDDRNDRLLAKGGTMLGTARVNPDKLRAGLDQIKQTLEDNGIDVLIPIGGEGTLTAAHWLAEENVPVVGVPKTIDNDIDCTDVTFGHDTALMIATEAIDRLHSTAESHQRVMLVEVMGRHAGWIALGAGMAAGAHMTLIPEQPFDVEEVCRLVKQRFVRGDSHFICVVAEGARPAEGSMQLRDGGIDEFGHVRFTGVAQQLAIEIEKRIRKEVRTTVLGHVQRGGTPTPHDRVLATRFGINAADAAHAGEYGMMVSLQGQEIGRVPLADAVRQLKLVPQSRYDDAAEFFG
- a CDS encoding glycerophosphodiester phosphodiesterase family protein, with translation MLARIGALLTTFALTAMPVASADSGDFDLQAHRGGRGETTEESLRAFTKAIELGVTTLELDIVLAKDGAPMVWHDPAIQPEKCTDTGPAFPGDPQYPYVGKLVHDLTRAQLHTLNCGKLLDGFPDAEVVTGNKIATLDQVFALADAHHAGVRYNIETKIEADKPETSATPQQFVDVILATVRAAGKVDKVEIQSFDWRTLPLVRQQEPGIPLVALWDETTWVPNSAWTADVNPAVVTDPIAGAASVGANTLSPGYSVPYGLTPKDPDFALVADSAFIDRAHARGLKVIPWTINDADTMKAQIAAGADGIITDYPSRLRAVESELGMPLPKAYR